TTCGTCGCGTGGTTCGCCCCGCTGCTGAAGGATCGCGATGCGGTGGTGCTGTCGCCGGATGCGGGCGGCATCAAGCGCGCCGAACATTTTCGCGTGGCGCTGGCCGAAGCGCTCGGCAAGCCGGTCGGCATGGCGTTCGCGGAAAAGCACCGCAGCGGCGGCGTCGTCAGCGGCGACCTGCTGGTGGGGGAGGTGGCCGGCAAGCACGCGGTCATCGTCGATGACCTGGTCAGCAGCGGCACGACCATGACCCGCGCCGCGCGCGCCTGCATCGAGCGCGGTGCCGCCGGGGTCATGGGGGCGGCCACGCACGGCTTGTTCACCGGCGACGCGTCCGCCGTGTTGGCCGACAGCGAGCTGCAGCAGCTGGTGGTCACCGACACGGTGCCGCCATTCCGGCTCGAGCACAGCGCCGCGCAGACCAAGGTGAGGGTGCTCAGTTGCAGCGGCTTGTTCGCCAAGGCGATCGCCCGGATGCACGCCGGCGAATCGGTCAGTGCGCTGATGGCGCCCGGAAGGTGAGACTTTGGCGCCGAACGGACGGACGGTCAGGCTGGTCGCGGGCGGCGACGTCATGCTCGGACGCCTGGTGGGACGCGCGATCGCGCGCCATGGCCCGAAGTATCCTCTAGGCGCGTTGGCCGGCCTGCTGCGCGGCGCCGACCTGGCGCTGGTGAACCTCGAATGCGCGATCACCGCGTCCACCGCGCGCTGGCCGGGAGCGCCCAAGGCCTTCTACTTCGGCGCGCCGCCGGCGGCGATCGACGCGCTGACCGATGCCGGCATCGGCCTGGTTAGCCTGGCCAACAACCACGTACTCGATTTCGGCGTCGCCGGCCTGCGCGACACCCGGCGCGCGCTGCACGAGCATGGCATTCAGGCCGCCGGCGCCGGCAACAATATCGCCGAAGCGGCGGCGCCGGTCATCGTCGAGCGCGGCGGAATCCGCTTTGGCATGGTCGCGCTGTGCGACCATCAGGCCGACTTTTCCGCGCAGCGCGCACGTCCCGGCATGGCGTATATGGACCTGACGGACGAATGCGCGGCGCTGTCCGTGTTCGAAACGCGGCTCGCGGCATTGCGCGAAAAAGGCGCCGACTGGCCGATCCTGTCGCTGCACTGGGGGCCGAACATGGTGCTGCGGCCGTCGCCGCGGTTTCAACGGCTGGCGCATGGCGCAATCGCGATGGGCTGGAAAATCCTGTTCGGCCACAGCGCGCACGTGTACCAGGGCGTGGAACTGTACCGGGGATGTCCGATCCTTTATGCGGCCGGCGATCTGGTCGACGATTACGCGGTCGATCCCGAACTGCGCAACGACCGCCAGTTGCTGTTCGACATGGAATTGTCGCGCACGGCGCTGCGCAGGATCCGCTTGCACCCGGTCTGGATCGACGCCTGCCAGGCAAGGCCGGCGGCCCCGGACATGGCGAAGGCGATCATCGACCGGATGGCGCTGCTGTGTGGCGAATTGAACACGCGAATCGAACGAAGCGACGGGGAAAGCTGGATAAGCGCGGAGTAACTTGTGGTCGGTAAATATCTATTCGCCAAAATGTGTTGTCATTTTGACCCACCGGGGCTATAACTGTAGCAAAGTGTAACAAAAAGCAGACAAAACCCCGAAACTAGCCTATTGTTACTGACAGGGAATTAAAAATTGCATAATTATAACGCTCGGTGTATTATCGAATACATCGATCGTTGCACTTGAAATAGCAGTGGCTTTTTTTATCTCAGCAACAGCAACTGGCCCTGACGGAACAGTTTCAAGCTGAAATTGCTCCAAAAGGTGATTCATTTTTGAAATGTTGCAGT
This window of the Massilia sp. R2A-15 genome carries:
- a CDS encoding ribose-phosphate pyrophosphokinase gives rise to the protein MTSLLNEDGLMLFALNGSRPFGELVARQLGVTLAAHDEREFEDGEHKARPLVSVRGRDVYVIHSLYADSAQSGEGKLCRLLFFIGALKDAAAARVTAVVPYLAYARKDQRTKPRDPVVTRYVAAMFEAVGADAVLTLDVHNLSAFQNAFRCRTEHLEATRMFVAWFAPLLKDRDAVVLSPDAGGIKRAEHFRVALAEALGKPVGMAFAEKHRSGGVVSGDLLVGEVAGKHAVIVDDLVSSGTTMTRAARACIERGAAGVMGAATHGLFTGDASAVLADSELQQLVVTDTVPPFRLEHSAAQTKVRVLSCSGLFAKAIARMHAGESVSALMAPGR
- a CDS encoding CapA family protein, which produces MAPNGRTVRLVAGGDVMLGRLVGRAIARHGPKYPLGALAGLLRGADLALVNLECAITASTARWPGAPKAFYFGAPPAAIDALTDAGIGLVSLANNHVLDFGVAGLRDTRRALHEHGIQAAGAGNNIAEAAAPVIVERGGIRFGMVALCDHQADFSAQRARPGMAYMDLTDECAALSVFETRLAALREKGADWPILSLHWGPNMVLRPSPRFQRLAHGAIAMGWKILFGHSAHVYQGVELYRGCPILYAAGDLVDDYAVDPELRNDRQLLFDMELSRTALRRIRLHPVWIDACQARPAAPDMAKAIIDRMALLCGELNTRIERSDGESWISAE